A portion of the uncultured Bacteroides sp. genome contains these proteins:
- the hisG gene encoding ATP phosphoribosyltransferase, whose product MLRIAVQAKGRLFEETMALFEESDIKLSSYKRTLLVQSTNFPIEVLFLRDDDIPQSVATGVADLGIVGENEYVEKKEDAVLVKRLGFSKCRLSLAMPKDIDYTGIEWFDGKKIATSYPVILKEYMKSKSVNAEVHVITGSVEVAPGIGLADAIFDIVSSGSTLVSNRLKEVEVVMKSEALLIANKELSEDKKEILNEMLFRMDAVKAAEDKKYVLMNAPKDKLEEIIAVLPGMKSPTVMPLAQEDWCSVHTVLDEKRFWEIIGKLKALGAEGILVLPIEKMIL is encoded by the coding sequence ATGTTAAGAATTGCAGTACAGGCCAAAGGCCGTCTTTTTGAGGAAACAATGGCTCTTTTCGAAGAATCGGATATTAAATTGAGTTCATACAAACGCACGCTATTGGTGCAGTCGACCAACTTTCCTATTGAGGTATTGTTTCTCCGTGATGATGATATTCCTCAATCGGTAGCAACGGGCGTAGCCGATTTAGGTATCGTGGGCGAAAATGAATACGTGGAAAAAAAGGAAGATGCCGTGCTTGTAAAGCGCTTGGGTTTTAGCAAATGCCGATTGTCACTGGCTATGCCTAAAGATATTGATTACACTGGTATTGAATGGTTTGATGGGAAAAAAATTGCGACTTCTTATCCCGTTATCTTAAAAGAATACATGAAGTCAAAAAGTGTAAATGCTGAAGTACATGTTATCACCGGTTCAGTGGAAGTAGCACCGGGCATTGGATTGGCCGACGCCATCTTTGATATTGTAAGTTCAGGGTCTACCTTGGTAAGCAACCGCTTGAAAGAAGTAGAAGTCGTGATGAAGTCGGAAGCGTTGCTCATCGCCAACAAAGAGTTGAGTGAGGATAAAAAAGAGATTCTGAATGAGATGCTTTTCCGCATGGATGCTGTGAAGGCGGCTGAAGACAAGAAGTACGTGTTGATGAATGCTCCAAAAGACAAGTTGGAAGAGATTATCGCTGTGCTTCCGGGCATGAAGAGTCCTACAGTGATGCCGTTGGCGCAAGAGGATTGGTGCTCTGTGCATACAGTACTCGACGAGAAGCGTTTCTGGGAGATCATCGGAAAACTGAAAGCATTGGGTGCGGAAGGTATTCTGGTGTTGCCCATAGAGAAAATGATACTATAA
- a CDS encoding PaaI family thioesterase yields the protein MKKIINPWKEKEGYNCFGCAPNNPVGVKMEFYEDGDEIVSLWYLKAEYQGWINSLHGGIQAVLLDEICGWTILRKLQTGGVTSKMETRYLKPVNTTDNHVVLRAHIQERKRNIVLLEAGLYNQQGELCTKALCTYFTFPQEKAKAEMHFMGCEVEEEEVTLKELQHEETVTIDSLK from the coding sequence ATGAAGAAGATTATCAATCCCTGGAAAGAGAAAGAGGGATATAACTGTTTTGGTTGTGCGCCCAATAATCCTGTCGGCGTAAAGATGGAATTTTATGAAGATGGTGATGAAATAGTGAGCCTTTGGTACCTTAAAGCCGAATACCAAGGATGGATAAACTCACTGCATGGTGGTATTCAGGCTGTGTTGCTTGATGAAATTTGTGGGTGGACTATCCTTCGCAAATTGCAAACAGGTGGAGTTACTTCTAAAATGGAAACTCGCTACTTGAAGCCTGTTAATACTACGGATAATCATGTGGTGCTTCGTGCCCATATTCAGGAAAGGAAGCGTAACATTGTTTTGCTGGAAGCAGGCTTGTATAATCAGCAAGGCGAATTGTGTACCAAGGCTCTTTGCACTTACTTTACTTTTCCTCAAGAGAAGGCTAAAGCGGAAATGCATTTTATGGGTTGTGAAGTGGAAGAAGAGGAGGTAACTCTAAAAGAACTTCAACATGAAGAAACTGTTACGATTGACTCTTTAAAATAA
- the hisC gene encoding histidinol-phosphate transaminase encodes MKSLKELTRSNIRALKPYSSARDEYNGAAASVFLDANENPYNLPHNRYPDPMQRDLKAELTKIKRVSAEHIFLGNGSDEAIDLVYRAFCEPGRDNVVAIDPTYGMYQVCADVNDVKYRKVLLDDSYQFSADKLLAAADERTKLIFLCSPNNPTANDLLRSEIEKLLNTFDGLVILDEAYNDFSESPSFLEELDKYPNLIVFQTFSKAWGCAAIRLGMAFASAEIIAILSKIKYPYNVNQLTQEQAISMLQKYDEIERWVKTLKEERTRLMEVFATLPCVQHVFRSDANFFLARVSDAGAIYNYLVAKGIIVRNRSSISLCGNCLRVTVGTREENEHLLKALQVYGK; translated from the coding sequence ATGAAATCTTTGAAAGAACTTACCCGATCGAATATAAGAGCGTTGAAACCATACTCTTCGGCACGTGACGAATATAACGGAGCTGCGGCTTCGGTGTTTCTGGATGCCAACGAAAATCCATATAACTTGCCTCATAACCGCTATCCCGATCCTATGCAACGCGATCTGAAAGCGGAGTTGACGAAGATAAAGAGAGTCTCCGCCGAGCATATTTTCTTAGGCAACGGAAGTGATGAGGCCATTGACCTTGTCTATCGTGCTTTCTGTGAGCCGGGGAGAGATAATGTGGTTGCTATTGACCCTACCTATGGCATGTATCAGGTGTGTGCCGATGTAAACGATGTGAAATATCGTAAAGTGTTGCTCGATGATTCTTATCAGTTCTCGGCCGATAAGCTGCTTGCTGCGGCAGACGAGCGGACTAAGTTGATCTTCCTTTGTTCGCCTAATAATCCTACAGCGAATGATCTGCTTCGTTCCGAAATAGAAAAATTGTTGAATACATTCGACGGATTAGTGATTCTGGACGAAGCATACAACGATTTCTCCGAGTCCCCTTCTTTTCTTGAAGAGTTGGATAAATACCCCAACCTGATTGTCTTCCAGACATTCTCAAAGGCATGGGGCTGTGCAGCTATTCGTCTGGGAATGGCTTTTGCTTCTGCTGAAATTATTGCCATCCTGAGTAAGATAAAGTACCCTTACAATGTGAACCAGCTCACACAAGAACAAGCGATCAGCATGCTGCAGAAGTATGACGAGATAGAGCGTTGGGTAAAGACTTTGAAAGAAGAACGCACACGCCTGATGGAAGTTTTTGCCACATTGCCTTGTGTTCAACATGTGTTCCGTTCGGATGCTAATTTTTTCTTAGCTCGTGTCTCGGATGCGGGTGCCATCTACAATTATTTGGTAGCAAAAGGCATCATTGTGCGCAACCGTAGTTCGATTTCTCTTTGCGGAAACTGTCTGCGTGTTACTGTGGGCACGAGAGAAGAAAACGAGCACTTGCTAAAGGCTTTGCAGGTTTACGGAAAGTAA
- the hisD gene encoding histidinol dehydrogenase encodes MILINYPDRDQWPEILQRPALDTANLFDTVQTIIDRVKKEGDKAVLTYESMFDKVELDTFTVSDEEIAEAEALVSVELKAAIYLAKKNIETFHAAQRFEGKKIETIAGVTCWQKAVGIEKVGLYIPGGTAPLFSTVLMLAVPAKLAGCKEIVLCSPPGRDGKIHPAVLFAARVAGVSKIYKAGGVQAIAAMAYGTESVPKVYKIFGPGNQYVTAAKQLVSLRDVAIDMPAGPSEVEVLADETANPVFVAADLLSQAEHGVDSQAMLITTSEKLQKEVMYEVERQLGCLPRRDIASKALANSKLILVKNIKEALEITNVYAPEHLIVQTKDYQTIAEQVVNAGSVFLGPLSPESAGDYASGTNHTLPTNGYAKAYSGVSLDSFIRKITFQEISPEGMRAIGPAIEVMAANEQLDAHKNAVTVRLDALNKL; translated from the coding sequence ATGATTCTGATTAATTATCCCGATAGAGACCAATGGCCCGAGATCCTTCAACGTCCTGCGCTCGACACAGCGAACCTCTTTGATACTGTGCAAACCATTATTGATCGCGTAAAGAAGGAAGGTGATAAGGCGGTGTTGACTTATGAGTCGATGTTTGATAAAGTGGAACTCGACACTTTCACCGTTAGCGATGAAGAGATAGCTGAAGCCGAAGCATTGGTTAGTGTGGAGTTAAAAGCGGCCATCTATCTGGCCAAGAAAAACATAGAGACTTTTCATGCTGCACAACGTTTTGAAGGCAAGAAGATAGAGACTATAGCAGGTGTTACCTGTTGGCAAAAGGCTGTAGGTATTGAAAAAGTAGGTTTGTACATTCCCGGTGGAACGGCACCTCTGTTCTCTACCGTACTGATGCTGGCTGTCCCCGCTAAGTTGGCCGGTTGCAAGGAAATAGTGCTTTGCAGTCCTCCCGGCAGAGACGGGAAAATACACCCTGCCGTACTGTTCGCTGCTCGTGTGGCAGGAGTCAGCAAGATTTATAAAGCCGGAGGTGTGCAAGCTATTGCCGCTATGGCCTACGGAACGGAAAGTGTTCCCAAGGTATACAAGATCTTTGGTCCTGGTAATCAATATGTCACTGCCGCCAAGCAATTGGTTAGCCTCCGTGATGTGGCGATCGACATGCCGGCGGGGCCTTCGGAAGTAGAAGTCCTGGCCGATGAAACAGCCAACCCTGTGTTTGTGGCAGCCGATTTATTGTCGCAAGCCGAACATGGAGTAGACAGTCAGGCAATGCTCATCACTACTTCTGAGAAATTGCAGAAAGAGGTGATGTACGAAGTTGAACGTCAATTAGGATGTTTGCCTCGTCGGGATATAGCTTCTAAAGCGTTGGCCAACAGCAAGTTGATTCTTGTGAAAAACATAAAGGAAGCTTTAGAAATCACCAATGTGTATGCGCCGGAACACCTAATTGTTCAGACGAAAGATTATCAGACGATAGCCGAACAAGTAGTGAATGCCGGTTCTGTATTCCTTGGCCCTTTGTCGCCCGAGAGTGCGGGAGATTATGCTTCCGGAACCAACCATACTCTGCCCACTAACGGTTATGCCAAAGCCTATAGCGGTGTTAGTCTGGACAGTTTCATTCGCAAAATAACTTTTCAGGAAATATCTCCCGAAGGTATGCGTGCTATTGGCCCTGCTATCGAAGTGATGGCTGCCAACGAACAACTGGATGCACACAAGAATGCAGTAACCGTGAGACTGGATGCATTGAATAAACTCTAA
- a CDS encoding cytochrome c biogenesis protein CcdA, producing MKKIQFLLLAFSLFFCHTFAQIQEPVKFKTSLKSISPTEAEIIFSATIENGWHVYSTGLPEGGPISATFTAEKIQGAQLVGKLQTRGKEITNFDKVFEMKLRYFEHSVQFVQKIKITGPTYHAEGSLEFGACNDESCLPPTQVPFNFSGKGVADAVATEEAATTDPAAVDTVASLAVAADTTTVDSTVVAQDLWTPVINELHAFGETTSQKDMTWIYIFVTGFLGGLLALFTPCVWPIIPMTVSFFLKRSKDKKKGIRDAWTYGASIVVIYVMLGLAITLIFGASALNALSTNAIFNILFFLMLVVFAASFFGAFEITLPSKWTNAVDSKAETTSGLLSIFLMAFTLSLVSFSCTGPIIGFLLVQVSTTGSIIAPAIGMLGFAIALALPFTLFALFPSWLKSMPKSGGWMNVIKVTLGFLELAFALKFLSVADLAYGWGLLDRETFLALWIVIFGLLGFYLLGKVKFLHDDDDTKVGVTRFFMALISLAFTVYMVPGLWGAPLKAVSAFAPPMNTQDFNLYKNEIHAKFDDYDSGMEYARKNGKPVMVDFTGFGCVNCRKMEAAVWTDTKVGDIINNDYVLISLYVDDKKPLPEPIKVTENGTERTLKTVGDKWSYLQRVKFGANAQPFYVLLDGEGKPLNKSYAYNEDIPKYVEFLQTGLERYKK from the coding sequence ATGAAGAAGATACAATTTCTGTTACTCGCTTTTTCTCTTTTCTTTTGCCACACTTTTGCTCAGATTCAAGAGCCGGTGAAGTTTAAGACTTCTCTTAAATCGATTTCTCCTACGGAAGCAGAGATAATCTTCTCTGCCACGATAGAAAACGGTTGGCATGTCTATTCTACCGGTTTGCCTGAAGGTGGTCCTATATCGGCTACCTTTACAGCCGAAAAGATTCAAGGGGCTCAGCTTGTGGGTAAGTTACAAACCCGTGGAAAAGAGATTACTAATTTCGACAAAGTGTTTGAAATGAAACTGCGCTATTTTGAACACTCGGTTCAATTTGTGCAAAAGATTAAAATTACCGGCCCTACATATCATGCCGAAGGTTCTCTGGAATTTGGTGCTTGCAATGACGAAAGTTGTTTGCCGCCTACACAGGTTCCTTTTAATTTCTCTGGCAAAGGTGTAGCAGATGCTGTAGCTACTGAGGAAGCGGCTACAACAGACCCTGCTGCGGTAGATACTGTTGCTTCTTTGGCTGTGGCGGCTGATACGACAACTGTGGATAGTACCGTTGTGGCACAAGATCTATGGACACCGGTAATCAACGAGCTACATGCTTTCGGAGAAACTACTTCTCAGAAAGACATGACTTGGATTTATATTTTTGTGACGGGTTTCCTTGGTGGACTGTTAGCACTCTTCACTCCTTGTGTGTGGCCCATCATTCCGATGACGGTTAGTTTTTTTCTAAAACGTAGCAAAGATAAAAAGAAAGGGATTCGTGATGCATGGACGTATGGTGCATCCATCGTAGTGATTTATGTGATGCTTGGTTTGGCTATCACGCTGATCTTTGGAGCAAGCGCACTCAATGCCTTATCCACCAATGCCATTTTTAATATTCTTTTCTTCCTGATGTTGGTTGTGTTTGCCGCTTCTTTCTTCGGAGCGTTTGAAATCACCTTGCCTTCAAAGTGGACCAATGCTGTAGACAGCAAGGCAGAAACAACGAGCGGATTGCTCAGCATCTTCCTGATGGCATTTACACTTTCACTGGTTTCTTTCTCATGTACCGGCCCTATTATAGGTTTCTTGTTGGTGCAGGTTTCTACTACGGGAAGCATCATTGCACCCGCTATCGGTATGCTTGGTTTTGCTATTGCGCTGGCTTTGCCTTTCACTCTATTCGCCCTCTTCCCTTCTTGGCTGAAATCAATGCCTAAGTCAGGTGGATGGATGAACGTAATCAAGGTAACGCTTGGATTCCTTGAACTGGCTTTCGCCCTGAAATTTCTTTCGGTAGCTGATTTGGCTTATGGTTGGGGATTGCTCGACAGAGAAACATTCCTTGCTTTGTGGATTGTGATCTTCGGTTTACTAGGTTTCTATCTCCTCGGAAAAGTGAAGTTTTTGCACGATGATGACGATACAAAGGTGGGTGTAACCCGTTTCTTCATGGCTTTGATCTCGCTTGCCTTTACTGTTTATATGGTTCCCGGTTTGTGGGGTGCACCGTTGAAGGCAGTTAGCGCCTTTGCTCCACCCATGAACACTCAGGATTTCAATTTGTATAAGAATGAAATACATGCTAAGTTTGACGATTATGATAGTGGTATGGAGTATGCTCGCAAGAATGGCAAACCTGTGATGGTTGACTTTACCGGTTTCGGTTGCGTAAACTGTCGTAAGATGGAAGCTGCTGTATGGACTGATACGAAGGTGGGGGACATCATCAACAACGATTACGTGCTGATCAGTTTGTACGTGGACGATAAGAAACCGTTGCCTGAACCGATTAAAGTAACTGAAAACGGAACTGAACGTACACTTAAAACAGTCGGTGACAAGTGGAGCTATCTGCAACGTGTGAAGTTTGGTGCCAATGCACAACCTTTCTACGTATTACTTGATGGTGAGGGCAAACCCTTAAATAAGTCGTATGCTTACAATGAAGACATTCCCAAATACGTAGAGTTTCTGCAAACAGGATTGGAACGTTATAAGAAATAA
- a CDS encoding Dabb family protein, with protein sequence MIKHIVLFKLKEEISVEEKQVVMNKFKEAIEALPGIISVIRKIEVGLNVNPAESWNIALYSEFDSLDDLKMYATHPDHVAAGKILAETKESRACVDYEF encoded by the coding sequence ATGATAAAGCACATTGTATTATTTAAGCTGAAAGAGGAGATTTCTGTTGAAGAGAAACAGGTTGTAATGAACAAGTTTAAGGAAGCTATAGAAGCACTTCCGGGAATAATTTCCGTTATACGTAAGATAGAAGTGGGGCTCAATGTGAATCCGGCAGAATCATGGAACATTGCTTTGTATAGTGAGTTTGATTCGCTGGATGATCTTAAAATGTATGCTACTCATCCCGATCATGTAGCAGCAGGAAAGATCTTAGCAGAGACAAAAGAAAGCCGTGCTTGTGTAGACTATGAATTTTAA
- a CDS encoding transglycosylase SLT domain-containing protein: MRKRSLHRLIPAFFLLLFCLFGCRNGHQSSQEDQYDLPQMKDSGELVILTLYSSTSYFIYRGQEMGFQYELSQQFAKSLGLKLRVEVARNVPELIQKLRNKEGDMIAYNLPITKELKDSLTYCGEEMITHQVIVQRTNGKEKPLTDVTQLVGKEVYVNPGKYLNRLENLNKELGGGIRIHQVEGDSITTEDLITQVAEGKIAYTVCDNDLARINTTYHANLDIKLSISFDQRSSWAVRKDCPLLAEAANKWNKKKLTSPAYTASMKRYFEISKTISYTPILSLREGKISHFDKLFKKYAKKIDWDWRLLASLAYTESNFDTTAVSWAGAKGLMQLMPATSRAMGIPRGKEQNPEESIKAAIKYIAVTSRSLNMVHDKKERMQFILASYNAGFGHISDAMALAEKYGKNKYVWNNNVENYILLKSHEQYFTDPVCKNGYFRGIETYNFVRDIIARYEVYKKKIKK; this comes from the coding sequence ATGCGAAAAAGAAGTCTCCACCGTTTGATACCGGCTTTCTTTCTTCTATTATTCTGCTTATTTGGTTGTCGCAACGGGCATCAAAGTTCGCAGGAAGATCAGTACGACCTACCTCAAATGAAGGATAGCGGAGAGTTGGTGATACTTACGCTTTACAGCTCCACCTCTTATTTCATCTATCGGGGACAGGAGATGGGATTTCAATACGAACTAAGCCAGCAATTTGCCAAAAGTTTGGGCTTGAAACTACGGGTTGAAGTAGCGCGCAATGTTCCGGAATTAATCCAAAAGTTGCGCAACAAAGAGGGCGATATGATTGCTTACAACTTGCCCATCACCAAAGAGTTGAAAGATAGTCTTACGTACTGTGGAGAAGAGATGATCACGCACCAGGTAATTGTGCAACGAACCAACGGAAAAGAGAAGCCGCTGACAGATGTCACCCAATTGGTTGGCAAAGAAGTATATGTAAACCCGGGCAAGTACCTTAACCGCTTGGAAAATCTGAACAAAGAGTTGGGGGGAGGTATCCGCATTCATCAGGTGGAGGGAGACAGCATCACTACTGAAGATCTCATCACGCAAGTCGCCGAAGGAAAGATCGCTTATACTGTCTGCGATAATGATTTGGCACGAATCAATACAACCTATCATGCTAACCTGGATATTAAATTATCCATCAGTTTCGACCAACGCTCTTCTTGGGCGGTACGCAAAGACTGTCCGTTATTAGCGGAAGCTGCCAATAAATGGAACAAAAAGAAACTTACCTCACCGGCCTATACAGCCAGTATGAAACGCTACTTTGAAATTAGCAAAACAATCTCATACACTCCCATTCTCTCGCTTCGCGAAGGCAAGATCTCTCACTTTGACAAGTTATTCAAGAAGTATGCTAAAAAGATTGACTGGGATTGGCGATTACTGGCTTCATTGGCTTATACCGAATCGAACTTTGATACCACAGCTGTGTCATGGGCCGGTGCGAAGGGATTAATGCAATTGATGCCTGCTACAAGTAGAGCAATGGGCATTCCCCGTGGAAAGGAGCAAAATCCCGAAGAAAGCATAAAAGCTGCGATAAAATACATTGCTGTAACAAGTCGTAGCCTGAATATGGTTCACGATAAAAAAGAAAGAATGCAGTTTATCTTAGCTTCTTACAATGCGGGATTTGGCCACATCTCAGACGCCATGGCTTTGGCCGAGAAATATGGAAAGAATAAATATGTATGGAACAACAATGTAGAGAACTACATCTTGCTCAAGAGTCACGAACAATACTTTACCGATCCAGTCTGTAAGAATGGGTACTTTCGTGGCATCGAAACCTACAATTTCGTACGTGACATTATTGCACGCTACGAAGTATATAAAAAGAAGATTAAGAAATAA
- the udk gene encoding uridine kinase: MLIIGIAGGTGSGKTTVVRKIIESLPKGEVVLLPQDSYYKDSSHVPVEERQNINFDHPDAFEWSLLSKHVSMLREGKCVEQPTYSYLTCTRQPETIHIEPREVIIIEGILALCDKKLRSMMDLKVFVDADPDERLIRVIQRDVIERGRTAEAVMDRYTHVLKPMHQQFIEPCKRYADLIVPEGGSNKVAIDILTMYIKKHLL, encoded by the coding sequence ATGTTAATAATCGGAATTGCAGGCGGTACGGGGTCGGGAAAAACCACCGTCGTACGGAAAATTATAGAAAGTCTCCCAAAGGGAGAAGTTGTTTTACTGCCGCAAGACTCATACTACAAGGACAGTAGCCATGTTCCAGTGGAAGAGCGACAAAATATCAACTTTGATCATCCGGATGCTTTCGAATGGAGCTTGCTTTCTAAACATGTGTCTATGCTCAGAGAGGGTAAATGCGTTGAGCAGCCGACATATTCCTACCTCACCTGCACCCGGCAACCTGAAACGATTCATATAGAACCTCGCGAAGTGATTATCATAGAAGGAATTCTTGCCTTGTGCGATAAAAAACTTCGCAGTATGATGGACCTGAAGGTTTTTGTCGATGCCGATCCCGATGAACGTCTCATTCGTGTGATTCAGAGGGATGTAATAGAACGAGGACGAACAGCGGAAGCAGTGATGGATCGCTACACACATGTACTGAAACCAATGCATCAACAATTTATTGAGCCATGTAAACGTTACGCTGACTTGATTGTACCCGAGGGGGGAAGCAACAAAGTGGCCATCGACATCTTAACGATGTATATCAAAAAGCATTTGCTATAA